In Apium graveolens cultivar Ventura chromosome 10, ASM990537v1, whole genome shotgun sequence, the following are encoded in one genomic region:
- the LOC141690641 gene encoding uncharacterized protein LOC141690641 encodes MGDTLNSFNSRLNTVERRRTRRGRRFPRHGHALGKAPVVEGDTQGSGDNPRITPRRLQYSDDVEPIVELADEDTEGRERPHLGNQVVPHPHRSGRTMDERRRVENAQSQDEEGRDLSTLKKRLGIRRGGAHSAGEAPAVIPVASHSVTGNGSGARPHDQDGGRTQVRMQNNDEIPRHGQDEPRVRENIQNQNGNMPPPQPQGEGRRDPPPHPGGNQGEFQQVAEQPQQPNVQTIPGVGTFNVNDLKRLLNHLEGGRAQLPAGYRNTTNDLRFHGNSDPVEFLGRFNIEMDVYQVPDLARCRLLAATFREGAQQWFQKLGPGVITSWEQMKTLFLTQFQAAVKYTPPVTTLANVKQKEGESLTSYFKRFNAESTLVRGATDETLKILLIAGLRVGTDFWKHLQGKDPVSLADVLAQAESFKAIEQSLAETKKNDDTYNSKGRSKRRDRSPDRLTSWQSRDKKKYCDYHESTGHDTHECRHLRDEIEELIKAGHLGEWIDKVKRRRGLDDKGKDERQPPRAEDVEKTAEVKFQRAGSIRAIFGGHPFVGDSNRALERNAREARHPPLTNIHSLEDRPPKVFKGESADITFREKESRWVHHPHNDALVITMLIGAMNVHRVFLDNGSSTNILYYSTYKKLGFPDSDMYFEDAHVYGFTGEAVRVMGSVRLPVTLGEGALSVTQMIDFKVLDQDSAHNVLVGRPWLRAFRVITSIHHLMIKFPTPNGVGSLRGSQYESRDCYHKAVKEFRRRRYEGKGLPVEDVKDIHTKPGGEVHAHYFVENPGKEETNTSGNSFVMQGRISKIRSVEEVVASHTGGIMRKEVNGEKLEGRSEILQGLGDNCKVDAPQKKDAPLNEVEVDAPPNEDAPSGEKVEIEDPRDFDFDLDPRIPMPIEKTGPAEDTISIPVDKNDPSRVLKVGSQLDEEMRGGLTRFLIANLDVFAWSHSDMIGIDPEVMCHRLNILPNCKGIRQKRRPRLVNMMFKDQIGRTMEVYVDDMLVKSKVTTDHIKHLTEMFNILRRFRMKLNPQKCVFGVESGKFLGFIVNHRGIEANPAKIKALLDMKSPTNVKQVQSLTGRIAALNRFVSKSSDRCKEFFKAIKLAGKDFIWTSECEEAFKRIKEQLGHPPMLSKPLEGENLILYLAVSEYSISAVLVREEDGQQSPVYYVSKRLHDAETRYTSMEKLVYALILASRKLRPYFQAHRVEVRTAYPLRQVLHKPESSGRMLKWAVELGQFDLEYVPRTAIKGQALADFLLEFDSEIDDKALVMLYPPHAEESLEEFPHPWWILHVWNPLQAGLRQWKTI; translated from the exons atgggggatactcttaacagTTTTAACTCAAGACTGAACACGGTGGAGCGTCGAAGGACGAGGAGAGGTCGTCGTTTCCCCCGTCACGGTCATGCCTTGGGGAAAGCCCCTGTAGTTGAGGGAGATACCCAGGGGAGCGGGGATAACCCGCGAATCACTCCGCGGCGTTTGCAATATTCTGACGATGTAGAACCTATTGTAGAGCTTGCGGACGAGGACACTGAAGGCAGAGAAAGGCCTCACCTGGGCAACCAGGTAGTGCCACACCCGCATAGGTCTGGAcgtacgatggacgagcgtcgCCGTGTGGAGAACGCTCAAAGCCAAGACGAGGAAGGAAGGGATCTTTCAACCTTGAAGAAgaggcttggcataag GAGAGGTGGCGCGCACTCCGCTGGAGAAGCCCCCGCCGTTATTCCCGTAGCTTCTCACAGCGTTACTGGTAATGGGTCTGGAGCGCGTCCTCATGACCAGGACGGCGGGCGGACTCAAGTAAGAATGCAGAATAATGATGAAATTCCGCGACACGGTCAGGATGAACCTCGTGTACGGGAAAACATTCAGAACCAAAATGGTAATATGCCACCGCCGCAGCCTCAAGGTGAGGGGCGGCGAGATCCTCCGCCGCACCCGGGGGGTAATCAAGGGGAATTTCAGCAAGTCGCAGAGCAACCCCAGCAgcctaatgttcaaaccattcctggggTAGGGACGTTTAATGTGAACGACCTCAAGCGGTTActcaaccatcttgagggaggaaga GCGCAATTGCCCGCGGGATACCGGAACACAACCAACGACTTGCGTTTCCACGGGAACTCTGATCCTGTAGAGTTCTTGGGGCGTTTTAACATTgaaatggatgtatatcaagtacctgatttggctcGATGCCGTCTCTTGGCAGCCACTTTCAGAGAAGGTGCTCAGCAGTGGTTCCAAAAGCTTGGTCCAGGTGTAATTACAtcctgggaacagatgaaaactttgttttTGACACAATTTCAAGCCGCGGTGAAGTACACACCACCTGTTACCACGCTGGCTAATGTGAAACAAAAGGAAGGAGAAAGTTTGACTTCATATTTCAAGAGGTTTAACGCAGAATCTACTTTGGTGAGGGGTGCAACTGACGAAACGTTGAAAATATTGCTTATAGCTGGGTTGCGTGTGGGGACGGATTTCTGGAAACACCTACAAGGGAAAGACCCAGTGTCATTGGCAGATGTGCTCGCACAAGCGGAGTCATTCAAAGCAATCGAGCAGTCGCTtgcagaaacaaaaaagaatgaTGATACCTATAACTCCAAGGGGCGATCCAAGAGAAGGGACAGATCT cccgaccgtctaacttcatggcaAAGCAGAGATAAAAAGAAGTACTGTGACTACCATGAGTCTACTGGCCATGACACCCACGAGTGTCGTCACTTGCGGGATGagattgaggaattgatcaaggctggACACCTAGGAGAGTGGATCGACAAGGTGAAGCGACGCAGGGGACTTGATGACAAGGGTAAAGATGAAAGACAACCCCCGCGGGCGGAGGATGTTGAGAAAACGGCGGAGGTCAAGTTTCAGAGGGCCGGCAGCATcagggcaatttttggaggacaccctttTGTTGGTGACAGTAATCGAGCACTTGAAAGAAACGCGAGAGAAGCGCGACATCCACCGCTCACTAACATCCACAGCTTGGAAGATAGACCCCCGAAGGTCTTTAAGGGGGAGTCCGCTGATATTACATTCAGGGAAAAAGAATCTAGGTGGGTGCATCATCCTCACAACGATGCGCTGGTGATTACCATGCTTATTGGGGCAATGAACGTACATCGAGTGTTCCTGGATAATGGGAGTTCTACAAACATCTTGTACTATAGCACCTACAAAAAGCTGGGTTTCCCAGATAGTGACATGTATTTCGAAGATGCGCACGTCTATGGCTTTACGGGGGAAGCAGTGAGAGTTATGGGCTCAGTCAGACTTCCCGTCACGCTTGGGGAAGGGGCTTTGTCGGTTACTCAAATGATAGATTTTAAGGTGCTAGATCAGGATTCCGCGCACAACGTACTGGTCGGCAGACCTTGGTTGCGTgcgttcagggtgataacctcgatacaccacttgatgataaagttcccgACGCCAAACGGAGTTGGCAGCCTGAGAGGGTCACAGTATGAGTCACGTgactgctatcacaaggctgtCAAGGAATTTCGCAGAAGAAGGTATGAAGGGAAAGGTCTCCCAGTTGAAGATGTAAAAGATATTCATACAAAACCGGGTGGAGAGGTCCATGCCCACTATTTTGTTGAAAATCCCGGAAAGGAAGAAACCAATACCTCTGGGAACTCTTTTGTGATGCAGGGACGTATTTCGAAAATCCGTAGTGTAGAAGAAGTGGTGGCGAGTCACACAGGGGGAATCATGCGGAAAGAGGTTAACGGGGAAAAGTTGGAAGGGAGAAGTGAGATTTTGCAAGGTCTCGGCGATAACTGCAaggttgatgctcctcaaaaGAAGGATGCGCCCTTGAATGAagttgaggttgatgctcctccaaaCGAGGACGCGCCCTCAGGTGAAAAAGTGGAAATTGAAgacccccgagactttgatttcgatttggatcccaggatccctatgccTATTGAAAAAACGGGACcggccgaagacacaatatctatTCCAGTTGATAAAAATGACCCAAGCAGGGTTTTGAAAGTGGGATCTCAGTTGGATGAGGAGATGAGAGGAGGTCTTACCCGCTTTCTAATTGCAAACCTCGATGTtttcgcatggagtcattcagataTGATAGGGATCGACCCGGAAGTAATGTGTCACCGTTTGAATATCCTCCCGAATTGCAAGGGCATACGCCAGAAACGCCGCCCA CGGCtggtaaacatgatgttcaaaGACCAAATCGGGAGAACCATGGAAGTGTATGTAGACGATATGCTGGTGAAATCTAAGGTGACAACTGACCATATCAAGCACCTGACGGAGATGTTTAATATCTTGAGGAGGTTTCGTATGAAATTAAATCCGCAAAAATGTGTGTTCGGCGTGGAATCGGGAAAGTTTCTCGGGTTCATTGTCAACcacaggggaattgaggccaaccccgcgAAGATCAAGGCATTGTTGGATATGAAGTCACCTACCAATGTGAAACAGGTGCAGAGTTTGACTGGGAGAATCGCCGCGTTAAATCGATTTGTTTCCAAGTCGTCTGATAGATGCAAGGAGTTTTTCAAGGCGATTAAATTAGCTGGGAAAGACTTTATATGGACGTCAGAATGTGAAGAggctttcaaaagaatcaaggagcaaCTGGGACATCCTCCCATGTTGTCAAAGCCATTGGAGGGGGAAAATCTAATACTGTACCTCGCAGTGTCTGAATATTCGATCAGTGCGGTTCTGGTAAGAGAGGAAGACGGGCAACAATCACCAGTGTACTACGTGAGCAAGCGGTTACACGATGCGGAAACTCGCTACACAAGTATGGAGAAACTGGTTTACGCCCTGATTCTTGCGTCAAGAAAATTGCGGCCGTATTTTCAAGCCCATAGAGTTGAAGTTCGTACAGCATACCCGCTGCGGCAGGTCCTGCACAAACCAGAGTCATCAGGCAGAATGCTGAAATGGGCCGTGGAGCTGGgacagtttgatttggaatatgtGCCTCGAACAGCGATAAAAGGGCAAGCCTTAGCCGATTTCTTGCTGGAATTTGATTCTGAAATTGATGATAAAGCTTTGGTGATGCTATATCCACCTCATGCCGAGGAGTCTTTGGAGGAGTTTCCGCAtccttggtggatcttgcat gtttggaatcccttacaagctgGTCTCCGACAATGGAAAAcaatttga